The DNA sequence TGATCCCGTTCAGATGTTAAAGTGGTTTATTTTCAGGCACGTTGGTGTTGTAAGGTCATGAGGTGCGTTAGTGGTGAAGTCTTGTACTTttatcacacacacaatgaAAGAAACTGTTTTATTGAAATAAGATTACAAGTATCACAAGTTCCTGAACACCGTCATAAGCAaaaaagctgcagcagcttGTAGATCCACAGACGCTTCCTTCCTTTTCCACATTATTTTCAAgagaatttaaaagaaaacacccCGACACATTACAATGCAGTCCCTTTTTAAAACAGTAAAATCAattggtagaaaaaaaaaaaagaaagtgttttaaatatgtttgttgGAAAGAAAGAAACCTGTTTGAAAAGTCAGATTGTGATTAATGCAGTGGAGTGTTAGACGACGAGCCCTAACCAGCGGTCCTGACCCAGCGTGAGGCCTGCAGGACCACACCCTCATTATTACTCTGCCATTACTCTGCAACGTGCTCCTCCTTCACATCTGCACCAGctccttctccatgtctgaGGGCTTCACGCAGGCTTGGGAAACCATCAGCCGCTCCCTCTTTGAACAGCTTCTCCGGTGTTGGGAAAGATGTTTGAACAGAGCTGAGCAGGAATCACTTaagcagcacaaacaaaccAGTGTCAAACCTGCTCCCTCCAGCAGGGTGTGAAGGGTCCACCCCACATCTGTCCTCACCAGCAACACAAGACAGAGCTCAAGCTTAGTGTACGTTAACCACAGCGCTCCCTGAAGGAGCTTTGGtggattcaaaaataaaaagtttaaatcctattccaaacaaataaatataacgGTTCACATGACGAGTTGGTGAAGAGTTACCTGCTGCTGTTTTACTTCCCTCTTGACAAACACGCCTTTCACCAGCATTTTCATCAAGCACGACTCCTGCAACATCTGCATCATGAGCTGACCGGGAGACGTCACCGGGAAAAGTCTCCAGCCTCCAGATATGAGCAACATGATCGTAGTTCACTCGGACAGATATATACACGGTGATTTGCGTTCACCGGCTGTAAATGAACCTCTTCTGAACATCATCTGCTTTTATTATGGTTTTAATCAGatcggggggggtgggggtgtttTTAGTCCTAGTTTATCTGAAGCTTTGGCTCAGAAAACTAAACAGTAGTGAATCAACCTGCGTGTGAACGTGAGCACCCCCTGCTGGCCACAACAAGCCAAACAGGAGGCAAAAACTGTGACAATTTAACGTTTCTATGCTTAAAACGACAAAAGATGATGCAAAAATTAGGTATTTTCAAAAGGGTACACCAATGATACAAGTGGCCGTATTACAGGTGAATATACTGCTCTCAAAAGGATTAATACACCTCTAACCTTGTGAAGACAATAAATAAGTTTTGTAACTAAAAAGAAACTGTGTGTAGAAGTCAAGCTCGGGTGAGTTTGACTTACTGTGTCTTTGGCAGAGGACGACTCTCAAGTTTCCCTGTTCTGGCTCAGTGAGAGTGCAATAGCCCTTCTGAGGGCAATTAAGTTTGGGTGCAGTTCACCGCTTTCCCTAACGCGTCTCCAGCTCCGGAGTCTCCTCTGAGGCCCCCAAAGACGGCGAGGGCACAGCGTCCCGCTCCGCACGTCTACCGCTGCTCGGCTCCAGGATGCTGAAGTCACTGTTTTCAGTCAACTCTccgtctgcagcagcagcagccgggtcCAGCTCTGGAGGTCTCAGCTCACTGATGCTGCTCGTGTACTGCAGGTCCTGCTCCCCCGGGGCAGGAACCTCCTGTTTGCCCCCCAGACAGCCGTTTATGTGCAGGTTCAGGATGTCCTCGCTCACTTCCGACCAGTGAGCCAAGTCCTCGGGGGGCGTCTTCACGTAGACGTCTGCGGCCTCCGTGTCCTCGCCGAGGCTTTCCTCCTCCTCGCTGCACTCCATGATGCTGTCGTTGGAGGACGGCAGCGAGCGGCTGTCCTCGTCGCTGGCGTCTCTGGGGCCGGCCGACCGTTCTTCCTGTGACAGTTCCTGGTGCAGGCCGTCTGGAGCGGGGTGCGACCCCTCGGAGGTCCCTGGCTGAGGGCACGCCTCCTCTCTGCCACCTGACTCATCCTCCTCCAGGACTTCCTCCTCCTGAGAGGAAGCATCTCCCTCCGTAACTCGCTCTTCCTCGTACCCACTCTTTACCTCTGAAACCCCGTCATACGTGTTCACACCTTCTGGATGAGTGTCGGCCTCCTCATCTGCGTTCCCGGTCACACCGCCTTCCTCGAACACGACCTCGCCGCCGCCGCCCATGGGCGAGTGCACCTGCGCCGGCGTCTGGATCACGCAGCCCTGCTGCCGGGACTCCTCCGTGGAGCTGGCCAGGACCTCCCCCAGATAAAAGGTGGCCTCTGCGGGGTTGCCGTTGACGACGACCTCCAGCCGGTTGCAGTTCTGGGAGATCCTCAGCGCGGCGCTCTCCTGGCGCTGAGGTTCCCCCGGGTCGTCCTCCCGGAGCTCCAGGAGAACCTCCAGGGGGTCTGAGTCCCCGTGTGAGAGGAGCTCGGAGCCGACGGTCGGGTTTGTTTGTTGGCAAGGCTGGTGAGGAGCCGGACTGAGGGGGGAGGGAGAAACGCATTACTACTAACTCCTTTAGCATCATAAACAATCTTGAATACaataatccctggtttttcgcggggtttacgttccaaaaagaacctgtgataggtgaaatctgcgaggtagcaaccttttttcttttttacaactattatacaaggcttcaaattgcggagatcagccccgccccaccgcggcacgagtaattggatttgaacgggagaaaatgaaaaaggattatgaaaaaaaatacaataaatacagtaggacaaattgtgacttgtgcgtatttcactgctcttctgactgtcgctgcatcctgactcactctatagcgtctttttcttctaaagcctgcggtgcaggagtgttttttccagagaagaacatagttatgggtcgttgttgtcgcttttttttcttctgggcaaaaagattcttataaaccgacatgccaccatggattatatctgagaactgtaatgaacgattcatcaaaggctcccgttcttgagctgctgctgaagctcattggccgttctcagctagggctgttcgattttgcccaaaaataaaatctcgttttttttctctcaaaatccgattttcgattacgattattttgtgaattgacaaaaggcaaagaaatgatttcaaatatgctgtttttttattgaacatttgccccattgggctttaagtgcaaactttgctcttattaaaccaaaaatgaatgaataaagtgcaaaactctgtaaaataagttgaaaaaaagttttaaaaaatataataaaatataaagttttatctctgaaaaaaaaaaatcagcaaatcagcacttgcaaacatacagtaagttatatttccaattaaataaaacaagacattttctaattaaactaaactgggtctttgcatgctaaataataatgcaacccatgaaggaggtagaggtgtgtaatgtcagtcattacatttgctattcacatttgcaagttttttgcaaggaacacgagccggtctaccgcattaggcttgagggatgcccggtggcatgttacaacgccccctcctacactaaagagcctctccgatggggcacttgtcgcaggtattgagaggtatttccatcaatcattaatatggtatcaatcattaatatgtgtgcagacaaggtaaaaaaaaaaagtgaaaaattgattttacgagtttcacgttttaacatcgttctaattacataatcgtgattatgattttaaatcgattaatCAAAGAGCCCtattctcagcattgttgctaagcaaccaacgttattgacacaggaagtgaagaagcggggactatttagccaatcagaatgcagaacacgatgtacaatgcaaatccatgaagcagcgagacgtgaaaggagaACCGCAtaatagcgagggattactgtaaacaGGATGATTTGTCGTACCTTTCCATGGACTCATAAGAAACAGTCATACTGGACTCCTTGAAGCAGTTCTCCTCCTGAGCCTGAGCCAGGCCCTGGTTGGACGAGGCGTAGGTGAGGATGGCGTCGGTCACCGTGTACGGCGTCAGGCCCTGAACGCAGTCCTGGATGTGGCCCACCGGCAGCTGCGTCTGCAGGAACAGGTGGAGCTGGCTGTCCGACAGACACACCGTCATGTGCACCACCCTGCAGGACACACCGGAGGACGGCCCGGATCAGAGAACTGCGGCttcacacctcaacacacacttTGTTCTGGCGGACCACCCACTTGTCTAAGAAGACCTGAAGTCCTTTTCTTCTGCTCTCCAGGAAGTCCTCGTTGGTGAAGGAGAAGAAGGACTTCCCTGGCAGGTCTGGTACCGGACTAGAAGGATAACAAACAAGAAGCAAGGCCTCCTTTTTAATTCACATTCAAATCTGTAAAATATCACAGATAACAATACGTCCTAATCAATACATCCCATGTACGACGGTGTGGTGGAAATCTCAAAATAAGGACTGAAAAAATAACCAAATGGTCTTTATGTCATTTAATGAAAACCTTGCAAGGGATCAGCATACAACCACAACAAAGTATAATTGCACACTCATGGTTTGCTCCAAGGTGTAGGTGTGTTTTATAGACAAAGATTCtgtaagtaaatgtataataatCTATAGGATGTGTTTTGATGCCAAATGTCATCAAGTCTGTAAACGGTCAAGAAAAAATTACAATGGTCAGGTGATCAGTGGTTCCTTCCTGGATTCAGATAAAGTTGAACAACAAACAAAGAGCATAAGATAAGATGATTGCATTTCCAAGACTCAGACAGTGAGTTCATTCAAAGTACAAGTCTGGAATCAAAGTGCATCATATAAAGTATTACCATGTCTCCGAAATGTAGAATACATTGTTATTTTTCCATTacaatactttttctgtaacttctCTGCTGAGGTTccaagcggctgagtcgggctgcatctgacgtcatcacactacatgctactgattggtcggggggttggagtcagacgtctgagtcaggagacggaaatcagtgaaagagcgactctgacggcggcttcttgttcattttattcgacaggcaatggcagcaaaagtctgtttggtgatccaactctgagg is a window from the Cololabis saira isolate AMF1-May2022 chromosome 19, fColSai1.1, whole genome shotgun sequence genome containing:
- the snx11 gene encoding sorting nexin-11, translated to MIRNQEEDEFVAVRVQDPRIQNEGYWNSYVDYKIFLHTNSKAFTAKTSCVRRRYSEFAWLKKKLQKNAGLVPVPDLPGKSFFSFTNEDFLESRRKGLQVFLDKVVHMTVCLSDSQLHLFLQTQLPVGHIQDCVQGLTPYTVTDAILTYASSNQGLAQAQEENCFKESSMTVSYESMESPAPHQPCQQTNPTVGSELLSHGDSDPLEVLLELREDDPGEPQRQESAALRISQNCNRLEVVVNGNPAEATFYLGEVLASSTEESRQQGCVIQTPAQVHSPMGGGGEVVFEEGGVTGNADEEADTHPEGVNTYDGVSEVKSGYEEERVTEGDASSQEEEVLEEDESGGREEACPQPGTSEGSHPAPDGLHQELSQEERSAGPRDASDEDSRSLPSSNDSIMECSEEEESLGEDTEAADVYVKTPPEDLAHWSEVSEDILNLHINGCLGGKQEVPAPGEQDLQYTSSISELRPPELDPAAAAADGELTENSDFSILEPSSGRRAERDAVPSPSLGASEETPELETR